One window of Nymphaea colorata isolate Beijing-Zhang1983 chromosome 11, ASM883128v2, whole genome shotgun sequence genomic DNA carries:
- the LOC116264591 gene encoding pentatricopeptide repeat-containing protein At5g46460, mitochondrial, with the protein MFRCCCRKVVYRDFHLQSIFGTSLCCWYSLLLDARTCSSAEVVDLVHDRVRNGNSIAGYQAFDGLSERNRPSLRAIISNFVKQDRLDDAKRVFDTIATPDVFVSTIMIVGLSRIGKLNEARKIFDGMPSRDVASWNAMISGYLRCQNLDLAYQLFEEMPERNVVSWTTIVAGLAQARRIELANKLFRKMPCKDAAAWNAMIDGYCRNGRVEDALKLFREMPNPNAISWTCMIGGLDQIGRSDEALSFFMKMLDSGVLPTSSTFVCVLSACSSLSALCQGTQIHCHLIKTGYISDAFISAAFVTLYAECKNMRNSAQVFSEISPKSVVSWTALLSGYGQNDQHEDALAVFCAMMNNSVMPNQSTFTSALNSCSALEALDRGKETHALTIKMGLDFDVFVGNSLTVMYSKCGDMEDAITAFNHIKDRNIVSWNSIIVGCAQHGNGVLALKFFDQMEQSGEKPDEITFIGILTACSHARLLTKGRYYFEMLKHDPTISVQLEHYVCMVDILGRSGELERAEEFIKKMPIKEKAMVWLALLSACRVHSNLEVGRRAAEAVFELEPLSSAAYVLLSNIYAAAGKWSDAATTRVMMKQRAIRKVPGCSWITIKNKTHKFIARDASHLMSKEIHEKLDWLSGKLIEFGYIPDKSFALHDVDDEQKEASLSFHSERLAMAFGLISTVEGSTIRVMKNLRVCGDCHTVIKLVSKIVHREIIVRDASRFHHFRDGVCSCSDYW; encoded by the coding sequence ATGTTCCGATGTTGCTGCAGGAAGGTTGTTTATCGTGATTTTCATTTGCAATCGATTTTCGGCACTAGTTTATGTTGTTGGTACTCGCTACTTCTTGACGCAAGAACATGTAGCTCCGCAGAAGTGGTAGATTTGGTGCATGATCGTGTTAGAAATGGCAATTCAATTGCTGGGTACCAAGCTTTTGACGGTTTGTCTGAAAGAAATAGGCCTTCATTGCGTGCCATTATCTCCAATTTCGTTAAACAGGACAGACTAGATGATGCCAAGCGTGTTTTCGATACAATTGCCACCCCGGATGTTTTTGTCTCCACGATCATGATTGTGGGCTTGTCAAGGATCGGCAAGTTGAACGAGGCACGTAAAATTTTTGATGGAATGCCCAGCCGTGATGTTGCTAGTTGGAATGCGATGATATCCGGATATTTGAGATGCCAAAATCTTGACCTTGCTTATCAACTGTTTGAAGAGATGCCTGAGAGAAATGTAGTCTCTTGGACTACCATAGTTGCAGGCCTAGCTCAGGCACGCCGGATTGAATTAGCAAATAAGCTGTTTAGGAAAATGCCGTGTAAAGATGCAGCTGCATGGAATGCCATGATTGATGGATACTGCAGAAATGGGAGAGTGGAGGATGCCTTAAAATTGTTCAGGGAGATGCCGAATCCAAACGCAATTTCATGGACTTGCATGATCGGTGGGCTCGATCAAATTGGGAGGAGCGACGAGGCATTGTCCTTCTTTATGAAAATGTTGGATTCTGGAGTTCTGCCTACCTCAAGCACCTTTGTTTGTGTTCTTAGCGCATGTTCTAGTCTATCAGCTTTATGCCAAGGGACTCAAATTCATTGCCATTTGATAAAAACAGGGTATATCTCTGACGCTTTCATCTCCGCAGCATTTGTTACTCTTTATGCAGAGTGCAAGAATATGAGAAACTCAGCACAAGTGTTCTCTGAAATTTCTCCGAAATCTGTTGTTTCGTGGACAGCCCTGCTGAGTGGTTACGGTCAGAATGATCAGCATGAAGATGCCCTTGCTGTGTTCTGTGCTATGATGAACAATAGCGTGATGCCAAACCAGTCAACGTTCACCAGTGCTTTGAACTCATGTAGTGCTTTAGAGGCCTTAGACAGAGGGAAAGAAACACACGCTCTTACCATTAAGATGGGTTTGGATTTTGATGTATTTGTGGGCAACAGTCTCACTGTAATGTATTCTAAATGTGGTGATATGGAGGACGCCATAACTGCATTCAATCACATAAAAGACAGGAATATTGTTTCGTGGAATTCGATTATAGTAGGATGTGCACAGCATGGAAATGGTGTTCTtgcactcaaattttttgatCAAATGGAGCAGTCAGGTGAAAAACCAGACGAGATTACATTCATTGGGATATTAACAGCATGTAGCCATGCTAGATTACTAACAAAGGGGCGCTATTATTTTGAAATGTTGAAGCATGATCCTACCATTTCTGTCCAGCTCGAACACTACGTATGTATGGTGGACATCTTGGGACGGTCCGGAGAGTTGGAAAGGGCAGAAGAATTCATCAAAAagatgcctataaaagaaaaggCTATGGTGTGGCTTGCTCTGTTGAGCGCTTGCAGAgtgcattcaaatttggaagTAGGAAGAAGAGCTGCTGAAGCTGTATTTGAGTTGGAACCTCTTAGTAGCGCAGCATATGTTTTACTCTCTAATATATATGCTGCCGCAGGTAAATGGAGCGATGCTGCAACAACCAGGGTGATGATGAAACAGAGAGCAATAAGAAAAGTTCCAGGATGCAGCTGGATCACTATCAAGAATAAAACCCATAAATTCATAGCTCGAGATGCTTCACATCTAATGAGCAAGGAAATACATGAAAAGCTGGACTGGTTGAGTGGCAAACTGATTGAGTTTGGCTACATTCCTGATAAAAGCTTTGCATTGCATGACGTCGACGATGAGCAGAAAGAGGCAAGTCTGTCTTTTCACAGTGAAAGGCTGGCTATGGCCTTCGGGCTTATTAGTACCGTGGAAGGGAGTACTATCCGTGTGATGAAGAACCTTCGTGTTTGTGGCGATTGCCACACTGTAATAAAGCTCGTCTCTAAGATCGTACACAGAGAGATCATAGTTAGAGATGCAAGCCGATTCCACCACTTCAGGGACGGCGTTTGTTCTTGCAGTGATTATTGGTAA